CGCGCTGAAGGAGTGGGACGTGGTGGTGGCGGCGCTCGAGCAGGGGCGCCAGGCGCTGCTGGTGCGCCGCGGCGGCCTCGACGACCCCGGTCACCGCTTCGACGCGCCCCGCTCCGGGCCCTTCTGGCTCTATCCGACCCTGTTCCACGAGCGCGGGGTCTTCCTCAAGCCGGAGTACCGCGAGCTGCTCGTCCCCGGGATGCACCGGGCGCCCCGCCCGGTGGCGGTCGCCGCCGGCCGCCCCGAGGGGCACGCCCGGCCGGTCCGCCCGGGGATGGTCTCGCTCCGGGCCCTCGCCGAGGTGGTGGAGGTCGTCGAGGCGCCCTCGCTGGAGCGGCTGCACGCCCTCGAGGAGCGCACCGTGTGGACCGCCCGCTACCTCACCCTCCGCTTCCGCCAGCGGCAGCTGTCCGAGGCCGCCTCGATGCGGCCGGTGGTGGCGGTGCTGCGGATCAGCGTCCTTCCCGCCGCGGTCGAGGTGCCCGACCTGCCCGAGTACGGCGGCTGCCGCTCCTGGGTCGAGCTCCGCGATCCCCCCGAGGCCTCGACCGCGGTGCCGGTGTGGGACGACCGGAGGCTGGAGGAGGAGGTGCGCGCGGTGCGCCGCATCCTCGCCGCGGAGCCGCCGGGATGAGCGCCGCGATGCCGGTGCCGCTTCGGCCCGAGCCGGCGATCCGGCTGCGCGGCCTCTCCAAGCTCTTCGCCGACCGGGTGGCGGTCGACGCGATGAGCCTGGAGGTCGCCGCCGGCGAGCTCTTCGGCTTCCTCGGACCCAACGGCGCGGGCAAGACCACCACCATCCGGCTGCTCACCGGCCTGCTCCGGCCCACCTCGGGGAGCGCCGAGCTCTGCGGCCACGACGTGGTCGCAGACCCGCTCCGCGCCCGGGCGGTGACCGGCTACGTCCCCGACCAGCCGGCCCTGTACGACAGGCTCACCGGGCGGGAGATGCTCGCCTTCGCCGCCGACCTCTACGGGGTGCCCCGGCGGGTGCAGGCGGCGCGCATCGACCCTCTGCTCGGCGGCTTCGGCCTCGACGGCCACGCCGAGCGCCTGGTCCAGTCGTACTCGCGGGGGATGCGCCAGAAGCTCGCCCTGGGGGCGGCGCTGCTCCACGACCCGCAGGTGCTCTTCCTCGACGAGCCCACCGTCGGCCTCGACCCCGCTGGCGCTCGGCAGCTGAAGGACATCCTCCGCGGTCTCTGCGCCGAGGGGCGCACCGTCTTCCTCAGCACCCACGTGCTCGAGGTCGCGGAGCTGCTCTGCGACCGGGTCGGGGTCGTCCACCACGGCCGGCTGG
Above is a window of Candidatus Dormiibacterota bacterium DNA encoding:
- a CDS encoding DUF1802 family protein, with amino-acid sequence MTPPPRLALALKEWDVVVAALEQGRQALLVRRGGLDDPGHRFDAPRSGPFWLYPTLFHERGVFLKPEYRELLVPGMHRAPRPVAVAAGRPEGHARPVRPGMVSLRALAEVVEVVEAPSLERLHALEERTVWTARYLTLRFRQRQLSEAASMRPVVAVLRISVLPAAVEVPDLPEYGGCRSWVELRDPPEASTAVPVWDDRRLEEEVRAVRRILAAEPPG
- a CDS encoding ABC transporter ATP-binding protein is translated as MSAAMPVPLRPEPAIRLRGLSKLFADRVAVDAMSLEVAAGELFGFLGPNGAGKTTTIRLLTGLLRPTSGSAELCGHDVVADPLRARAVTGYVPDQPALYDRLTGREMLAFAADLYGVPRRVQAARIDPLLGGFGLDGHAERLVQSYSRGMRQKLALGAALLHDPQVLFLDEPTVGLDPAGARQLKDILRGLCAEGRTVFLSTHVLEVAELLCDRVGVVHHGRLVAVETPAELRTTLGAGTLEEAFLRLTGADGDSDLRPLLRALE